In Pseudonocardia sp. C8, one genomic interval encodes:
- the coaBC gene encoding bifunctional phosphopantothenoylcysteine decarboxylase/phosphopantothenate--cysteine ligase CoaBC, with amino-acid sequence MPPEVLLGVSGGIAAYKSAELLRRLTESGHAVRVIPTESALRFVGAATFEALSGRPVATGVFDDVHEVPHVALGQQADLVVVAPATADLMARLAHGRADDLLTGALLTARCPVLLAPAMHTEMWEHPATRDNVALLRSRGTVVLEPASGRLTGADTGKGRLPDPAEIFDVARLLLERADALPRDLEGRHVVVSAGGTRENLDPVRYLGNRSSGRQGYALARVAAQRGARVTLVAGHTADLGTPAGVDLVPAGTAAAMEAAVRDAAVGADAVVMAAAVADFRPVESAADKIKRGSDEPAPLRLAQNPDILAGIVRDNPRPGQVIVGFAAETGDAQGDALHHGRAKLARKGCDLLVVNTVGDGKAFETLDNAGWLLARDGGEEELPMGSKALLASRIWDAVTPRLP; translated from the coding sequence GTGCCTCCCGAGGTCCTGCTCGGCGTCTCCGGCGGCATCGCCGCCTACAAGAGCGCGGAGCTGCTGCGCCGGCTGACCGAGTCCGGTCACGCCGTGCGGGTCATCCCCACCGAGTCCGCGCTGCGGTTCGTCGGCGCCGCGACCTTCGAGGCGCTCTCCGGGCGCCCGGTGGCGACCGGTGTCTTCGACGACGTCCACGAGGTCCCGCACGTCGCCCTCGGGCAGCAGGCCGACCTCGTCGTCGTCGCCCCGGCCACCGCGGACCTGATGGCCCGGCTCGCCCACGGCCGCGCCGACGACCTGCTCACCGGCGCGCTGCTCACCGCGCGCTGCCCGGTCCTGCTGGCCCCCGCGATGCACACCGAGATGTGGGAGCACCCCGCCACCCGGGACAACGTCGCGCTCCTGCGCTCCCGGGGGACGGTCGTCCTGGAGCCGGCGTCCGGCCGGCTGACCGGCGCCGACACCGGCAAGGGCCGGCTGCCCGACCCGGCCGAGATCTTCGACGTGGCCCGGCTGCTGCTGGAACGCGCGGACGCGCTGCCCCGGGACCTGGAGGGCCGGCACGTCGTCGTGAGCGCCGGCGGCACCCGCGAGAACCTGGACCCGGTGCGCTACCTCGGCAACCGCTCGTCCGGCCGGCAGGGCTACGCGCTCGCCCGGGTCGCCGCCCAGCGCGGGGCCCGGGTCACGCTCGTCGCCGGGCACACCGCCGACCTGGGCACACCCGCCGGCGTGGACCTGGTCCCGGCGGGCACCGCCGCGGCGATGGAGGCCGCCGTCCGCGACGCCGCCGTCGGCGCCGACGCGGTCGTCATGGCCGCCGCCGTCGCCGACTTCCGGCCCGTCGAGTCCGCCGCCGACAAGATCAAGCGGGGGAGCGACGAGCCCGCCCCGCTGCGCCTGGCGCAGAACCCGGACATCCTCGCCGGGATCGTGCGGGACAACCCCCGGCCCGGCCAGGTGATCGTCGGGTTCGCCGCGGAGACCGGTGACGCCCAGGGCGACGCCCTGCACCACGGTCGCGCCAAGCTCGCCCGCAAGGGCTGCGACCTGCTCGTCGTCAACACCGTCGGGGACGGCAAGGCGTTCGAGACCCTCGACAACGCCGGCTGGCTGCTCGCCCGCGACGGCGGCGAGGAGGAGCTCCCGATGGGGTCGAAGGCACTGCTCGCCTCCCGGATCTGGGACGCCGTCACCCCGCGCCTGCCCTGA
- the gmk gene encoding guanylate kinase produces MTGTSSDPSPASPDQAGRPARGRLLVLAGPSGVGKSSVVAGLREALPELLFSVSATTRPARPGEVDGRDYRFVSREEFDALIERGELLEWAEVHGGLQRSGTPREPVERALAAGRPVLVEVDLQGARSVKRVLPEAVTVFVAPPSMEELARRLTDRGTDTPEQRARRLRTAIEEMEARHEFDEVVVNDDLRAVIGRLVALVVDRDAARGLGPPSASGVST; encoded by the coding sequence GTGACCGGAACTTCCTCCGATCCGTCGCCGGCGTCCCCCGACCAGGCCGGCCGCCCGGCCCGCGGGCGCCTGCTCGTGCTGGCCGGGCCGTCCGGCGTGGGGAAGAGCAGTGTGGTCGCGGGCCTGCGCGAGGCGCTGCCGGAGCTGCTGTTCAGCGTGTCCGCCACGACCCGGCCGGCCCGGCCGGGCGAGGTGGACGGCCGTGACTACCGCTTCGTGTCCCGCGAGGAGTTCGACGCGCTGATCGAGCGCGGCGAGCTCCTGGAGTGGGCCGAGGTGCACGGCGGGCTGCAGCGCTCCGGCACGCCGCGGGAACCGGTGGAGCGGGCGCTCGCCGCGGGCCGTCCGGTCCTCGTCGAGGTCGACCTGCAGGGCGCCCGCTCGGTGAAGCGGGTCCTGCCCGAGGCCGTCACCGTGTTCGTCGCACCGCCGTCGATGGAGGAGCTCGCCCGCCGGCTCACCGACCGCGGCACCGACACCCCGGAGCAGCGGGCCCGCCGGCTGCGTACCGCCATCGAGGAGATGGAGGCCCGGCACGAGTTCGACGAGGTCGTCGTCAACGACGACCTGCGGGCCGTGATCGGCCGGTTGGTAGCATTGGTGGTCGACCGTGACGCCGCGCGAGGCCTCGGTCCCCCGTCCGCTTCTGGAGTGAGTACGTGA
- a CDS encoding primosomal protein N', translating to MSSPATARSARTGAPRRPARNRGEWRPAETAPVARVVVDVPLPHLDRPFDYRVPAHLDEAAVPGVRVRVRFAGRMVDGYLLERVDGSAHGGKLAWVDKVVSAEPVLTPEIAGLARAVADRYAGVLADVLRLAIPARHARVESEQPSDRAVPDPEPPDRTGWDAYPRGGALLDALARGRAAHAVWQALPGEDWAARLAEAAAATRTAGRSALLVVPDQRDVDRLHAACAALLGADAVVALTADLGPAERYRRWLAVRRGNVRVAVGTRSAAFAPLGELGLLAVWDDGDDSHSEPRAPYPQVRDVLVLRAHREGAALLVGGFARTAEAQLLVESGWAREVVADRATVRARAPRVTAIGESDTQLVRDPAARAARVPGVAFEAARAALQAGRPVLVQVPRSGYLPFLACASCREASRCRHCAGPLGLPRPAAGERGADPGGAAGLPACRWCGRVEPAFRCGNCGSRRLRAGVIGAGRTAEELGRAFPGVTVRTSGGGSAVLDAVPAGPSLAVATPGAEPVADGGYGAALLLDGWAMLARPDLRVAEETLRRWFAAAAGVVPHADGGRVVVVADSAIPTVQALVRWDPAWHAEGELAERAEVGFPPAVRMAAVEGPPAAVAEICDLVVDPDRDPPEGVELLGPVEIDPPERPGAGGGDVRERALLRVPRRAGRRLAAALHDAQALRTARKATETVRVRLDPDEID from the coding sequence GTGAGTTCTCCCGCGACGGCACGGTCCGCACGGACGGGTGCGCCGCGGCGTCCCGCACGGAACCGCGGCGAGTGGCGGCCCGCGGAGACGGCACCGGTGGCCCGGGTGGTCGTCGACGTGCCGCTGCCGCATTTGGACCGGCCCTTCGACTACCGGGTGCCGGCGCACCTCGACGAGGCCGCCGTCCCCGGGGTGCGGGTGCGGGTCCGGTTCGCCGGGCGGATGGTCGACGGCTACCTGCTCGAGCGGGTGGACGGCTCCGCGCACGGTGGGAAGCTCGCCTGGGTCGACAAGGTGGTCTCCGCCGAGCCGGTGCTGACCCCGGAGATCGCCGGTCTCGCGCGGGCCGTCGCCGACCGGTACGCCGGGGTGCTCGCCGACGTGCTGCGGCTCGCGATCCCCGCCCGGCACGCGCGGGTCGAGTCGGAGCAGCCGAGCGATCGGGCCGTCCCCGACCCGGAACCGCCCGACCGCACCGGGTGGGACGCCTACCCGCGCGGGGGCGCCCTGCTCGACGCCCTGGCCCGCGGCCGGGCCGCGCACGCCGTCTGGCAGGCGCTGCCCGGCGAGGACTGGGCGGCCCGGCTCGCCGAGGCCGCCGCCGCGACCCGGACCGCGGGCCGGTCCGCGCTGCTGGTGGTGCCCGACCAGCGCGACGTCGACCGGCTGCACGCCGCCTGCGCGGCGCTGCTCGGTGCGGACGCCGTCGTCGCGCTCACCGCCGACCTCGGGCCCGCCGAGCGGTACCGGCGGTGGCTGGCGGTGCGGCGCGGGAACGTCCGGGTCGCCGTCGGGACGCGGTCGGCCGCGTTCGCCCCGCTCGGCGAGCTCGGCCTGCTGGCCGTCTGGGACGACGGCGACGACTCCCACTCGGAGCCGCGCGCGCCGTACCCGCAGGTCCGGGACGTGCTCGTGCTGCGTGCCCACCGGGAGGGCGCCGCCCTGCTGGTCGGCGGGTTCGCCCGCACCGCAGAGGCGCAGCTGCTGGTGGAGTCCGGCTGGGCGCGGGAGGTCGTCGCGGACCGGGCGACGGTCCGGGCCCGCGCCCCGCGGGTGACCGCGATCGGGGAGAGCGACACCCAGCTCGTCCGCGACCCGGCGGCCCGGGCGGCGCGGGTGCCGGGGGTGGCGTTCGAGGCGGCCCGGGCGGCGCTGCAGGCGGGACGGCCGGTACTGGTGCAGGTCCCGCGGTCCGGGTACTTGCCGTTCCTGGCGTGCGCGTCGTGCCGGGAGGCGTCGCGGTGCCGGCACTGCGCGGGTCCGCTGGGGCTGCCGCGTCCGGCGGCCGGCGAGCGGGGCGCGGACCCCGGTGGCGCGGCCGGCCTGCCGGCGTGCCGCTGGTGCGGCCGGGTGGAGCCCGCGTTCCGGTGCGGCAACTGCGGGTCCCGCCGGCTGCGGGCCGGCGTGATCGGCGCCGGCCGGACCGCCGAGGAGCTCGGGCGGGCGTTCCCGGGCGTGACGGTCCGGACCTCCGGTGGCGGCTCCGCGGTGCTGGACGCCGTGCCGGCCGGCCCGTCCCTGGCGGTCGCCACGCCCGGTGCGGAACCGGTCGCCGACGGCGGATACGGTGCCGCGCTGCTGCTCGACGGCTGGGCGATGCTGGCCCGCCCCGACCTGCGGGTGGCCGAGGAGACCCTGCGGCGCTGGTTCGCCGCGGCCGCCGGTGTGGTCCCGCACGCCGACGGCGGCCGCGTCGTGGTCGTCGCCGACTCGGCGATCCCGACCGTGCAGGCACTCGTCCGGTGGGACCCGGCCTGGCACGCCGAGGGTGAGCTGGCCGAACGCGCCGAGGTCGGCTTCCCGCCCGCGGTGCGGATGGCCGCCGTCGAGGGCCCGCCCGCCGCCGTCGCCGAGATCTGCGACCTCGTGGTCGACCCCGACCGGGACCCGCCCGAGGGCGTGGAGCTGCTCGGGCCGGTGGAGATCGACCCGCCGGAGCGGCCCGGCGCGGGCGGCGGGGACGTCCGGGAACGGGCGCTGCTGCGGGTGCCGCGCCGGGCCGGGCGCCGGCTCGCGGCGGCCCTGCACGACGCCCAGGCGCTGCGCACCGCCCGGAAGGCCACCGAGACCGTGCGGGTGCGCCTGGACCCCGACGAGATCGACTGA
- a CDS encoding riboflavin synthase, which produces MFTGIVEEVGEVVDVRADGDVVVLTVRAALAAEVGHGESVAVNGCCLTAVVDGAPGGTLTLELVPETLQRTSLGAVGAGSGVNLERAVPAGGRLDGHIVQGHVDGVGTLVSRTPGDRSDEVRFALPAELARYVVEKGSIAVDGVSLTVATVYPDGFGVALIPTTLADTTLGARAPGDPVNLEVDVIAKYVERMTAGYLQGPGSGQEGAAR; this is translated from the coding sequence ATGTTCACCGGCATCGTGGAGGAGGTCGGCGAGGTCGTCGACGTCCGCGCCGACGGCGACGTCGTCGTGCTGACCGTGCGGGCGGCGCTGGCCGCCGAGGTCGGCCACGGCGAGTCGGTCGCGGTGAACGGCTGTTGCCTCACCGCCGTCGTCGACGGGGCACCGGGCGGGACGCTGACCCTGGAACTGGTCCCCGAGACCCTGCAGCGCACCTCCCTGGGCGCGGTCGGCGCCGGGTCGGGGGTCAACCTGGAGCGCGCGGTCCCGGCCGGCGGCCGCCTCGACGGCCACATCGTGCAGGGACACGTCGACGGCGTCGGCACCCTCGTCTCCCGCACCCCGGGCGACCGCAGCGACGAGGTGCGGTTCGCCCTGCCCGCCGAGCTGGCCCGGTACGTGGTCGAGAAGGGCTCGATCGCCGTCGACGGCGTGTCCCTCACCGTCGCCACGGTGTACCCGGACGGGTTCGGTGTGGCGCTGATCCCGACGACCCTGGCCGACACGACCCTGGGCGCGCGCGCCCCGGGCGACCCGGTCAACCTGGAGGTCGACGTGATCGCCAAGTACGTGGAACGGATGACCGCGGGGTACCTGCAGGGCCCCGGGTCCGGACAGGAAGGGGCCGCCCGGTGA
- a CDS encoding methionyl-tRNA formyltransferase: MKLLFAGTPEPAVPSLRALLESPRHEVVAVLTRPDAPSGRGRTLTRSPVGVLADEAGLPVLTPARPSDPEFLDALRELAPDCAPVVAYGALLPRPVLDVPAHGWVNLHFSLLPAWRGAAPVQAAIRHGDDVTGATTFRLEEGMDTGPAFGVVTETVGPADTAGTLLGRLAESGAKLLAATLDGIEDGTVQAVPQPTEGVSLAPKVTPADARVDPGSPAAAIDRLIRSVTPDPGAWCEFRGDRLGLGPVRPLRTGEVGLAPGELRVERRRVLAGTGTVPVELGEVKPKGKRLMPAPDWARGARIEPGEHLHRP; the protein is encoded by the coding sequence ATGAAGCTGCTGTTCGCCGGCACCCCGGAGCCGGCCGTGCCGTCGCTGCGGGCGCTGCTGGAGTCGCCGCGGCACGAGGTCGTCGCCGTGCTGACCCGGCCGGACGCCCCGTCCGGGCGCGGCCGCACGCTCACCCGGTCCCCGGTCGGCGTGCTCGCCGACGAGGCCGGCCTGCCCGTGCTGACGCCGGCCCGGCCGTCCGACCCGGAGTTCCTGGACGCCCTGCGCGAGCTCGCACCGGACTGCGCGCCGGTCGTCGCGTACGGGGCGCTGCTGCCGCGGCCGGTGCTCGACGTACCGGCGCACGGCTGGGTCAACCTGCACTTCTCGCTGCTGCCGGCCTGGCGCGGGGCCGCACCGGTCCAGGCCGCGATCCGGCACGGCGACGACGTCACCGGCGCGACCACGTTCCGGCTGGAGGAGGGCATGGATACCGGCCCGGCCTTCGGTGTGGTCACCGAGACGGTGGGCCCGGCCGACACCGCCGGCACCCTGCTCGGCCGGCTCGCCGAGTCCGGGGCGAAGCTGCTGGCCGCGACGCTCGACGGGATCGAGGACGGCACCGTGCAGGCCGTGCCGCAGCCCACCGAGGGCGTCTCGCTGGCACCGAAGGTGACCCCGGCCGACGCCCGGGTGGATCCCGGCTCGCCGGCCGCCGCGATCGACCGGCTGATCCGGTCGGTGACCCCGGACCCGGGCGCCTGGTGCGAGTTCCGCGGGGACCGGCTCGGGCTCGGCCCGGTGCGACCGTTGCGGACCGGTGAGGTCGGGCTGGCGCCGGGCGAGCTGCGCGTCGAGCGCCGCCGGGTGCTGGCCGGGACGGGCACCGTCCCGGTCGAGCTGGGCGAGGTGAAACCGAAGGGCAAGCGCCTGATGCCGGCCCCGGACTGGGCCCGCGGTGCCCGGATCGAGCCGGGCGAGCACCTGCACCGACCGTGA
- a CDS encoding SH3 domain-containing protein has product MKPNSRRIAAAVGALAVAGVTVTGLIAGTATAAGTGTCTSSVNVRSEAKPDAPIVGVCERGETTSVGETKDGFVELPEYGGWAVADYVTTSSSSSPQTGSSEDSEDSLTSTSTEPSSSSTPSATQAPQPSGTAEPAPSGSAAPEARTAPTAPASPSSSAPNSSESPSFWED; this is encoded by the coding sequence ATGAAGCCGAACTCGCGACGCATCGCCGCCGCCGTCGGTGCCCTGGCGGTGGCGGGCGTCACCGTCACCGGTCTGATCGCCGGCACGGCGACCGCGGCCGGCACCGGAACCTGCACCTCGAGCGTGAACGTGCGCTCCGAGGCGAAGCCGGACGCCCCGATCGTCGGCGTGTGCGAGCGCGGTGAGACCACCTCGGTCGGCGAGACGAAGGACGGCTTCGTCGAGCTGCCGGAGTACGGCGGCTGGGCGGTCGCCGACTACGTCACGACCTCGTCGAGCTCGTCGCCGCAGACCGGATCCTCGGAGGACTCGGAGGACTCGCTGACCTCGACCAGCACCGAGCCGTCGTCGAGCAGCACCCCGAGCGCGACGCAGGCCCCGCAGCCCAGCGGCACTGCCGAGCCGGCGCCGAGCGGGTCCGCCGCGCCGGAGGCCCGGACCGCGCCGACCGCCCCGGCGTCGCCGTCGTCCTCCGCCCCGAACAGCAGCGAGTCCCCCTCCTTCTGGGAGGACTGA
- the rpoZ gene encoding DNA-directed RNA polymerase subunit omega, translated as MSTPTGTTAPEGITYPPIDDLLGQVSSKYALVIYAAKRARQINDYYSQLGEGLLEYVGPLVEPGPREKPLSIAMREIQAGMLEHTEGE; from the coding sequence GTGAGCACGCCTACCGGCACCACCGCCCCCGAGGGCATCACCTACCCGCCGATCGACGACCTGCTCGGCCAGGTCAGCTCGAAGTACGCGCTGGTCATCTACGCGGCCAAGCGCGCCCGGCAGATCAACGACTACTACTCCCAGCTCGGCGAGGGCCTGCTGGAGTACGTCGGCCCGCTCGTCGAGCCGGGCCCCCGCGAGAAGCCGCTGTCGATCGCCATGCGCGAGATCCAGGCCGGCATGCTCGAGCACACCGAGGGCGAGTAA
- the rpe gene encoding ribulose-phosphate 3-epimerase yields the protein MIAPSILSADFARLADEAAAVAATGEGADGGARADWLHVDVMDAHFVPNLTLGLPVVQSLRAATDIPLDCHLMIEDPDRWAPGYAEAGAANVTVHVEAARDPVMLAKNLRAAGALAGLSIKPKTPLDPYVEVLKHYDTLLVMSVEPGFGGQSFIPEVLDKVRAARRLVDTGHLKLIVEIDGGINADTIEQAAEAGVDCFVAGSAVYGADDPGRAVAALRDSVRRSAPRRWAD from the coding sequence ATGATCGCGCCCAGCATCCTGTCGGCGGACTTCGCGCGGCTCGCGGACGAGGCCGCCGCCGTCGCGGCAACGGGGGAGGGCGCCGACGGCGGGGCCCGCGCGGACTGGCTGCACGTCGACGTCATGGACGCGCACTTCGTGCCCAACCTGACCCTCGGCCTCCCGGTCGTGCAGAGCCTGCGTGCAGCCACCGACATCCCGCTCGACTGCCACCTCATGATCGAGGACCCGGACCGCTGGGCACCCGGGTACGCCGAGGCCGGCGCCGCGAACGTCACGGTGCACGTCGAGGCGGCACGTGACCCGGTCATGCTCGCGAAGAACCTGCGCGCCGCGGGCGCGCTCGCCGGCCTGTCGATCAAGCCGAAGACGCCGCTCGACCCGTACGTCGAGGTGCTCAAGCACTACGACACGCTGCTCGTGATGAGCGTCGAGCCGGGCTTCGGCGGCCAGAGCTTCATCCCGGAGGTGCTGGACAAGGTCCGCGCCGCCCGCCGCCTCGTGGACACCGGGCACCTCAAGCTGATCGTCGAGATCGACGGCGGCATCAACGCCGACACCATCGAGCAGGCCGCCGAGGCCGGTGTCGACTGCTTCGTCGCGGGCTCGGCCGTCTACGGCGCCGACGACCCCGGCCGTGCCGTCGCCGCGCTGCGGGACAGCGTGCGCCGCAGCGCCCCCCGGCGCTGGGCCGACTGA
- the def gene encoding peptide deformylase codes for MPIQPVRLFGDPVLRTRATEVTDFDAELRKLVTDLTDTMHDEGGAGLAAPQIGVSKRVFVFDCDGVSGHLVNPTWEPVGDEEQFGPEGCLSIPGLGWNCRRRMHVVGRGWNMHGEPQVIEGSALLARAIQHETDHLDGVLFVDRLDAETRKRAMSEIREAAWFGEPEPVVKVSPHPMFGKAR; via the coding sequence GTGCCCATCCAGCCCGTCCGGTTGTTCGGTGACCCCGTGCTCCGCACCCGCGCGACCGAGGTGACCGACTTCGACGCGGAGCTGCGCAAGCTGGTCACCGACCTGACGGACACCATGCACGACGAGGGCGGTGCCGGCCTGGCCGCGCCGCAGATCGGCGTGAGCAAGCGGGTGTTCGTCTTCGACTGCGACGGCGTCTCCGGGCACCTGGTCAACCCGACCTGGGAGCCGGTCGGCGACGAGGAGCAGTTCGGGCCGGAGGGCTGCCTGTCCATCCCCGGCCTCGGCTGGAACTGCCGGCGCCGGATGCACGTCGTCGGCCGCGGCTGGAACATGCACGGCGAGCCGCAGGTGATCGAGGGGTCCGCGTTGCTCGCCCGCGCCATCCAGCACGAGACCGACCACCTCGACGGTGTCCTGTTCGTCGACCGCCTGGATGCCGAGACCCGCAAGCGCGCGATGAGCGAGATCCGGGAGGCGGCGTGGTTCGGCGAGCCCGAGCCGGTCGTCAAGGTCAGCCCGCACCCGATGTTCGGCAAGGCCCGATGA
- the mihF gene encoding integration host factor, actinobacterial type, with protein MALPQLTEEQRAAALEKAAAARRARAELKDRLKRGGTTLEEVLKKAETDEVLGKMKVSALLEALPNVGKVRAQQIMEELEIASSRRLRGLGDRQRKALLERYPS; from the coding sequence GTGGCCCTTCCCCAGCTGACCGAGGAACAGCGCGCTGCCGCGCTGGAGAAGGCCGCGGCCGCGCGCCGGGCCCGCGCGGAGCTGAAGGACCGCCTCAAGCGAGGGGGCACCACCCTCGAGGAGGTCCTCAAGAAGGCCGAGACCGACGAGGTCCTCGGCAAGATGAAGGTCTCTGCGCTCCTGGAGGCCCTGCCGAACGTCGGCAAGGTCCGCGCGCAGCAGATCATGGAGGAGCTGGAGATCGCGAGCAGCCGCCGGCTGCGCGGCCTCGGCGACCGGCAGCGCAAGGCGTTGCTCGAGCGCTACCCGAGCTGA
- the metK gene encoding methionine adenosyltransferase, giving the protein MEKQRVSNTSRRLFTSESVTEGHPDKICDAISDTILDAMLAQDPSSRVAVETLVTTGQVHVAGEVTTNAYVEIPQLVRDKILEIGYDSSAKGFDGASCGVNIAIGAQSPDIAQGVDTAYEKRVESAEDEIAKQGAGDQGLMFGYACEDTPELMPLPIALAHRLSRRLTEVRKNGTLPYLRADGKTQVTIDYDGDKPARLDTVVLSTQHAADVDLDGMLAPDILKHVVTPEVEALGWDPSEPRLLVNPTGRFVLGGPMGDAGLTGRKIIVDTYGGMARHGGGAFSGKDPSKVDRSAAYAMRWVAKNAVAAGLAGRIEVQVAYAIGKAAPVGLFVETFGTENVDPAKIQKAIEQVFDLRPAAIIRDLKLLRPIYAPTAAYGHFGRTDIDLPWEDTSRADALKSAVGA; this is encoded by the coding sequence ATGGAGAAACAGCGCGTGTCGAACACGAGCCGCCGTCTGTTCACGAGCGAGTCGGTCACCGAGGGCCACCCGGACAAGATCTGTGACGCGATCAGCGACACGATCCTCGACGCCATGCTCGCGCAGGACCCCAGCAGCCGGGTGGCCGTCGAGACCCTCGTGACCACCGGGCAGGTGCACGTCGCCGGCGAGGTCACCACCAACGCCTATGTCGAGATCCCGCAGCTCGTGCGGGACAAGATCCTCGAGATCGGCTACGACTCCTCCGCGAAGGGTTTCGACGGCGCGTCCTGCGGCGTCAACATCGCGATCGGCGCCCAGTCCCCGGACATCGCCCAGGGCGTGGACACGGCCTACGAGAAGCGCGTCGAGTCCGCCGAGGACGAGATCGCCAAGCAGGGTGCGGGCGACCAGGGCCTGATGTTCGGCTACGCCTGCGAGGACACCCCGGAGCTGATGCCGCTGCCGATCGCGCTCGCGCACCGGCTCTCCCGCCGGCTGACCGAGGTCCGGAAGAACGGCACCCTGCCCTACCTGCGGGCCGACGGGAAGACCCAGGTCACGATCGACTACGACGGCGACAAGCCGGCCCGGCTGGACACCGTCGTCCTGTCCACGCAGCACGCCGCCGACGTCGACCTCGACGGCATGCTCGCCCCGGACATCCTCAAGCACGTCGTGACCCCCGAGGTCGAGGCGCTGGGCTGGGACCCGAGCGAGCCGCGGCTGCTGGTCAACCCGACCGGCCGCTTCGTCCTCGGCGGCCCGATGGGTGACGCGGGCCTCACCGGCCGGAAGATCATCGTCGACACCTACGGCGGCATGGCCCGCCACGGTGGCGGCGCGTTCTCCGGCAAGGATCCGTCGAAGGTGGACCGCTCCGCGGCGTACGCCATGCGCTGGGTGGCGAAGAACGCCGTCGCCGCCGGGCTGGCCGGCCGGATCGAGGTCCAGGTCGCCTACGCGATCGGCAAGGCGGCCCCGGTCGGCCTGTTCGTCGAGACCTTCGGCACGGAGAACGTCGACCCCGCCAAGATCCAGAAGGCGATCGAGCAGGTCTTCGACCTGCGCCCGGCCGCGATCATCCGCGACCTGAAGCTGCTGCGGCCGATCTACGCGCCGACCGCCGCCTACGGTCACTTCGGCCGGACCGACATCGACCTGCCGTGGGAGGACACCTCCCGCGCGGACGCGCTCAAGTCCGCCGTCGGGGCCTGA
- the ribD gene encoding bifunctional diaminohydroxyphosphoribosylaminopyrimidine deaminase/5-amino-6-(5-phosphoribosylamino)uracil reductase RibD → MRRALAASERVHGTTSPNPAVGCVILDRDGAVAGVGATAPPGGPHAERAALAAAGARAAGGTAVVTLEPCNHTGRTAPCVDGLLEAGIARVHTALADPNPVAAGGLDRLRAAGVEVTLGTLAAEVARGPLRGWLHRQRTGRPHVTWKVATTLDGRVAAADGTSRWITGPAARAEVHELRRRMDAIVAGTGTVLADDPALTARHPDGTLRDHQPLRVVVGHRDVPAGARLRTEGVAPVVHLTTRDPAEVLTDLTHRDVVDVLLEGGPTLAGAFVAAGAVDRVLVHLAPALLGAGPHALGDAGVGTIADIVRLDVDEVHRAGADVVIDARPVPGPVG, encoded by the coding sequence ATGCGCCGTGCCCTGGCCGCGTCCGAGCGGGTGCACGGCACGACCAGCCCCAACCCGGCGGTCGGGTGCGTGATCCTCGACCGGGACGGCGCCGTGGCCGGGGTGGGCGCCACCGCGCCGCCCGGCGGGCCGCACGCCGAACGCGCCGCGCTCGCCGCGGCGGGCGCCCGGGCCGCGGGGGGCACCGCCGTCGTCACCCTGGAACCGTGCAACCACACCGGCCGCACCGCGCCGTGCGTCGACGGGCTGCTCGAGGCCGGGATCGCCCGGGTGCACACCGCGCTCGCCGACCCGAACCCGGTCGCGGCCGGCGGGCTGGACCGGCTGCGCGCGGCCGGCGTCGAGGTGACGCTCGGCACGCTCGCGGCGGAGGTGGCCCGCGGCCCGCTGCGCGGCTGGCTGCACCGCCAGCGCACCGGGCGCCCGCACGTGACCTGGAAGGTCGCCACCACCCTGGACGGCCGGGTCGCGGCCGCCGACGGGACCAGCCGCTGGATCACCGGGCCCGCCGCCCGGGCCGAGGTCCATGAGCTGCGCCGCAGGATGGACGCGATCGTTGCGGGCACCGGTACCGTCCTGGCCGACGACCCCGCCCTGACGGCCCGCCACCCGGACGGGACCCTGCGCGACCACCAGCCGCTGCGGGTGGTCGTCGGGCACCGGGACGTCCCCGCCGGGGCGCGGCTGCGGACCGAGGGGGTCGCCCCGGTGGTGCACCTCACGACCCGTGACCCGGCCGAGGTGCTCACCGATCTCACGCACCGGGACGTCGTCGACGTCCTGCTCGAGGGAGGGCCGACACTGGCGGGTGCGTTCGTCGCCGCCGGCGCCGTCGACCGGGTGCTGGTGCACCTGGCCCCGGCGCTGCTCGGCGCGGGGCCGCACGCACTCGGCGACGCGGGCGTGGGAACGATCGCGGACATCGTCCGGTTGGACGTGGACGAGGTGCACCGCGCCGGTGCGGACGTGGTGATCGACGCACGACCGGTCCCCGGGCCGGTCGGGTAG